TTATGAAGGAGAAAGAAAATGTtaagtttattttttaattagttaaaattttgtgattgattgtgtggaaaaaaaattatgtgtTTACATAAGAATTTTCCCGAAAATTGAAGAGAGTCTTAAGAGGGGATTTAAAATTTCCACTAAAATTATATCCACTTGGTTTGAATCATGTGGTTGGCCCACAAGCAAACCTCAAATGTAAATGGAGATGATAGTCTTATACATTGATAATACCCAAGTGACGACTtcgaaaggaaaaaaaattaccaATGTACGTCTTCCTATCATAAGATGAAATGTCAAAGGCTTGGATAATTATAATTGCGGCGATTAACAAGTGGACGCTTCATTTAAAACTTCTAGAACCCAACACAATCAAGAGGGAATTTCTTCCGTACGAATGTTTCTTTCTTTAATACAATCACCTTCGTGGGTGCTTCTGGGAAGCTGGAAACGAAACTCAGTCAAAACCTTTTTCCATATTCATATAGCTTTCTTAACAAGTAGAAATTGAATCATAATTATAGCAACTATTCAACACGCACACGTTTTTACAACCGCGTTATCCCATTAAAACTCCTTTCTATATATACACAATACTCTCTGTTCCTTTAACCTCACAATTCACTCTTTCAATTTACATTACACTACTACTTGTCTTCTTCCTTTAATCTCTATCACATTCAAATCTCAACTCTCGAGTTCATTTCCACATCGTAAAAACATGGCAGATAACAAGCAGCCACAATTGAACGGAGCATACTACGGCCCTGCCATTCCACCACCAGCACAACCCCGTCCATACCACCGCAGAAGCCGAAGCTGTTGTTGCTGTCTGTTCAGTTTCTTCTGGAAGCTTCTTCTCACACTCATCATTCTTGCTGGTCTCGCCGTCCTTATCTTCTATCTCGTTGTTCAGCCCCGCTCCTTCAAATTCTATGTCACAGAAGCCAATCTAACTGAATTCGACTACAAAAACAACACGCTACACTACAATATGGCTCTCAACTTCACAGCACGCAACCCTAACAAAAAACTCAGCATCTACTACGACAAAGTTGAGGCTCAAGCATTCTATGAAGGCTCAAGGCTTACTAACAATGTTGATGTGATCACATTCAAGAATTCGTTTCGCCAATATAAGAAGAGCAGTGACCCCATGAGCGTTGTTTTCTCAGGACAGAACCTGTTGATGCTCGACAATGATCAAGTCTCTGAGTTCAACGAAGATAAGAGTGCTGAGGTTTATGATATCTATGTGAAACTCTACTTCAGGATTAGATTCAGACTTGGAGATTTGATATCAGGTCATTACAAGCCCAAGGTGAAATGTGATTTCAAAGTCCCTTTGAATTCTAACAAGACCGCTGCTGCAACGTTTGTGCCCACCAAGTGCGATGTTGATTTCTACTGATCTGCGCTTTTGATTTGTTTCTTGGCACATAAGTTATAATTCggattttatttgtttatgttttttttcttcttttttctgtgTGATATTTGTTATTTAGGTTATTCATTCTTTGGGTGTACATCACTATCATATGTTTCTATGAAATAAACAATTATTTTCTTTAGTTATCTACATTAAACTAATTTTATTAATACTATGATGTTGACCCAACCCTAAGAGAATATTTATATACTTATCTTAAAgagaatatttatataattatcttAAGTTGAATGtttcaaaaatataatatattgagaaAGGATAAGTTTACACCATTCTTTACATTAACATCGTATTTGTATATATACTATGCCTAAGTTTtactttttaataatttattttttcttgattttcgtTCAAATCTGTTTTCTGTGTTAAAATCTACTGTGTTAAAATACAATGTTCGAAAAACTTATGTAAAAATACAAGTAGtccaataataatatttgaaTGTTATATTACAAATAACGCTTACTTTCacttcttttaaaaaatttacttttAGTCTTTCACTTCTTTTTACAATAACGCTTAATAATCcgaagaaaataaataacatcACACTAACAAACGAACGGAGGGATACTAATACTAGATATCAAACAAAGAGTAAGACATAGCGTTGAGAATATTGTCCATGCAAATGTAATCATCATTGTCCTAATTTTGCCTCTCTCACGATTGTTTCTTCTTCCCTATCAACTGATCTTATTGTATTTAGAATATATATCACTCTCAGTCTCAGATATAAGCAAGAATTTCATTTTTCTTACCAACGGATGATGTTGTCACCAACAAACTTAGCCAATTTCACAAAATTACATGTCATTTCTTTGAGTGATGTCGTCAATGATTAAATAACAATTGAACTTAAAGATTGTTGGATTATGGTTGTTGGAAATATGAAGCaacatctacttaatataaatccaaggttgtcatgatgacatctacttaatataaatccaaggttgtcatgatgacaaccttggACACAAACCTAACCCTAAATCTTACGTGGCATTATATAGAAAGCTTAATTCCTATGTGGCATCTTTAGAGCAATCCTAAGtaaaacttaataataataataatcttatgtGACATCTTTATAgcaattctaataataataataataataataataataataataataataataataataataataataataataataataatgataatgataatgatgatgataataataataataatcattaaaacctaataataagtaataataaaaataaaaatattattgttcTTCATATTTCTATTccaattctaattataaattaatttattaaaactcATAAAATCATTTACATTTCTATTACAAATATAAAgggtattttatttataaaaggtATTTTAGTTATAAAACTCTTCAttcttttaaatttaattaaaaaataattaaaaataaaatttattttcataatttctaaaattataaataatatactacaataataataatataaaaaaaccaattaataattacaatatcacaaaaaaatttaaaaattaaaattaaaaaaagtcaaataagaataattactatattattcatattttcatttaaattttgaattacttagttttttaaaataataaatacaaatcatatatcacaaatataaaatgtattttaacatctaattatgataaaaaatattcaCTTATTGATTtatcaatttcaaatttaaatctactttataattatgataattttaattaaaatatcataaGGTATCACTTGGTATTTTGGACAATGTTAGTAGGAATCTACtttataatttgaatttttaatttttgatattcgaattaaaacatgaaaaatataaaatataaatattctaATATACAATCCTAAATCATGATGGCAAACCTTATTTATGATTTTCATAGTGACCCAATTTTACACGTaactttaaatataaatattcaattctATTAATTTTGTAACTCCCATATAATTccattaattatttcatttactcatccttataattttttttgtaaaccaAACACATTCCTATCTCTATATTTCTTTTCAAATTCTTCACCCACTCATTAATCaattcatataaattaatataatataaatataaattaatatattcataaatattttgtaactcccatataaatatatattaattcatatttatattaatactttTGTCAttctttataaatatatatttggtCATTTCATCACACGATCATTTTTCAAACAATTATCTTATCTAAAATGGCTAACAATGGTTAGTattgaaaacataacataatatcCTTTTCTTATTCTTAAATGGTCAATTTGTCTCACTCCTCCTTAAATAGATAAATTCCTCTCTTTTTCTTCATCACACAAATGTTTTAACAAAGCATGAGATGAATGAGTGAATTATTCAACACCGATTCAAAAAGATAattgatttttctatttttatctaATCCGGTAAGGTTTCATGTTTTTTTATATCTattcaattcaaatcaatttcacgtccttattttttgaataaattttaattttattgttttgatcATATTCCAATTCATTTCATAAATATTGTTTTGATCATATTCATATTTTGtaatataatttgtaattttacTTTGCAGGTTTTGCAATTTGAATGAGTCTAATCAGCCCTAACTCCTACATACAACAATCTTAGAACGAATATTAGTATCTTTCAGTAATTTGGAGAAAATTGCAATACATATGCTttcattttgatattttttttttgggtttaatTTCCTTCCTCTTTCTTCACATTCTTATAATAGTAGTACTTATGCATTCTTTcgaatataaattattatttattactttattataaattatagttattattttaatcatatatatatatactcataattattttaaaataagttatttattGTTTTTGTAATAAATATGCACATACGACTCTTGCAATTGCTTTCGTCCAGATCTAATCATATCAattacattatttttttattagtacataacaataatatttaattttaattgttatgaagtttttttttttatttccaaattcttacaaaaaaaaaaatctaaactcTGCTTTTTGCTTTTTAATATTAGTGACATTATCTACCCATTAAAATATTAACTTTGCCGTTActatcatattaaaaaaataaaactgaaTCTCAATTTTTCATTATTTACTAATTATCTATCAATCTAAATCTTCAACTTATAATTGATGACTATTAGAAATTCTGAAATTATATTACTTACTAATTTGagtaaataattatatttcttaatatgAACTTATAATATTTACCTATCATTCCAATTTCTAACTCAACAATTAATGTAATATTGAacattttgaaactatttttttaattatattttagtacAATTATTATTGAATTATAAATGACAGCTATGAAATTGTTGTTTTACAAATTATCCGTTCATTAAAATCCTAAGATACAAACTAATTGATAAAACTTAATATGATTCCTATATTGTTTCCAGTTACATCGATCTTTTTTATTAGTCTTTAAAATTTAACATATTCTTAAATATTCTAATAAACTCATATAATTAAGACTCAAACTaacattctaatatattctaaaatTCTTTAAAATTTAACATATTCTTAAATATTCTAACAAACTAATCAACTAATctgcaaatttttttatgataaaagtaaatttaataatcaaaatatcactatttaataaaaaattaaaatagcttcgttaaaatattaataacttaatttaataaaatttagaaTCATTAATGCCtatgaaattgaagaaaataactttaaagtttcattttaattttcaaaatcattttttctttaatttaattattgaagtgaaaataattaatttatttagatgaTTAACCCATAATAAATAATCGTTTCCCATACCCCAGGAAAATATTAATGAAGTTATTTGATTAACATAGTAACACCGAagaaaaaatcaatatattaaaatataatatgatttgaaaaaaaaatctagaGAATATATGGTTTAAACCATTTTTTGGACTTGATATTGAATAAAAAAGTTCTTAGGTTTTGTAAATTATAGACTAAACACTAAAAGAATAATTGAAATTTAGATTGATCTACTCTTATATGTATTATGAATTTAATGATTAATCACAAATATTatctataaataatttaatataatattgtattattcacataaatatgacaaatctttaaaatttaaataacataattgaaattttatcatatataaattattagtaattctcatatttttaaaattttgtttatatttaatataacttTAAAATAAGTGTAAACATatgatataatttatatatataaattattaatataaaaattctaattaaatccgtgcaacgcacgggccataGATCTAGTTGTAACAAAGAACGGGTTGATGTGGATCGCACTTGAAAATTCAAAGCATGTGAATTCACACTAACTTTTAGGTTCAATTCGACCCCTCTAATTATTATATATCAGATGCAATAAGGATTAACGGCGAATTCTCTTCATGATACTTTAAATACCTTAATGTGAATTGTACAAACACATTAAACTTAACTTTTGATAATAAGTTACATAAAAATGTTTCCTATATATCACTCATACATTAATGAAGTAAAAgatgaatttagaataattaaaatagtgaaaaaatgaatgtatatattttatttttgtgtgtatttataagaaaattcacGCTACTTGATGAAGAGAAACaccatttaaaaatgaaatttaaatcgGTTCAATTAAAAGTTATAATACTTGACATTCAGAATAAAACTAAAAACACATAGAAATTTATAGGATAATATAATACTTGACATTCAATTAAAAGTTATAATACTTGACATTCATATTAAATTCACGTTAATATAAAACACGTTTTTCATATTTATAGGATAATAAATTTAGTCATATATGTGATATGGTACTATTGTAGCAGGTTGTAAGCCATTCCTCCATTCACCTTAGTGAATGGAGGAATGGCTTACAACCTGCTACACCTAAAGAGTTTTTCAATCTGAAACATTCGTCAGCTAGAAATGTAATATAAAGATGTTTTGGACTTTTGAAGGGACATTGGGCTATATTGAGAGAAAAGTCATTCTACCCGCTAAAAACTCAAATAAGAATAATAGCAACTTGTTGTCTTCTACATAATCATATTCGAATCGAAATGACACGAGATCCATTAGAAAGGGATTTAGGAGATGTTAAGCCCTCTAACGAATTCATGTCTGGTGAAATAATAATTGTCATGGAGCCAAGTAATGCGTGGAGTCAATGAAGAGATAGTTTAGCATTGGAAAACTTTAATAGATAGAGAAGTGGAAATCATCgataatttttgtgtttttcatgTGTCTTAtctattttgtattattttttatcataaatgTAATGTTGACTACGAATAAAAATTTTCAATGACTAAATTTGTATTCTTACTAATACTCTTGTTTTCTTAGTAGTATTGCTTTTTTATATGATAATGGTTAGTTACGTCTAATCTGCTTTGAACTTGATATATTGATGCTCGTGTGATCTGTTTTGAACTTAACATTTAAAAGCTCTGCTAAGCTATTTATTCCTTAACATATAAAGGCTAGGCTATGTTCATATGTTTTGAACTTAACATATAAAAGCTATATACTTTAAACATGCTAGTTTTTGAGTTTATATAGATGGACGAGtcatttaaaaatcaaaatgCAAAAAGCTCAGAGCGGCAGTGGATTGCAGAAGAAGATGGTATATTAGTCCAAGGTTTATTACAACTAGTGGATGACGGGTGGAAGGCGGATGCAGGAACATTTAAACAGGAATATACTAAAGTGTTAGAAAAGTATCTCCATAGAAAAAATCCAAACAGCACACTAAAATCAAACCCTCACATTGAATCAAGAGTGAAACGTCTAAATCACAATATTCAGCAATCAAAGATATGATGGGTCTAAGTACAAGTTGTTTTGAATGGGATGTTAATCGGAAGATGATTGTAATAGAGAAAGAAGTTTACAGTCAATGGTGCAAGGTGacatttcatttcaaattttaacaatgtatattatattttaatttataatattcaaaatttaatttatcGTTTTTACAAGTTTACTTTAATGCAGTCTCATCCTACTGCATTTGGTTTGTATGGAAAACCATTTCCCCACTTTGACAGCTTGGATGTTGTGTTTGGAAAATATAAAGTATCTGGTAATGCATCAGAAGGTCCAGCAGAGCATGCTTATAACATTGTGAAAGAATGTTTCCAATCAACACAAGAGAATTAATTTGAATTCAATTTGAATGAAGGGGAAGAGAACTACGAGTCGCA
The Vicia villosa cultivar HV-30 ecotype Madison, WI linkage group LG6, Vvil1.0, whole genome shotgun sequence genome window above contains:
- the LOC131613058 gene encoding NDR1/HIN1-like protein 10; this translates as MADNKQPQLNGAYYGPAIPPPAQPRPYHRRSRSCCCCLFSFFWKLLLTLIILAGLAVLIFYLVVQPRSFKFYVTEANLTEFDYKNNTLHYNMALNFTARNPNKKLSIYYDKVEAQAFYEGSRLTNNVDVITFKNSFRQYKKSSDPMSVVFSGQNLLMLDNDQVSEFNEDKSAEVYDIYVKLYFRIRFRLGDLISGHYKPKVKCDFKVPLNSNKTAAATFVPTKCDVDFY